The following proteins come from a genomic window of Paenibacillus spongiae:
- a CDS encoding class I SAM-dependent methyltransferase, with translation MKYRPGYPQALLDYLDDKLGISTGSVLADVGSGTGIFTRLLLESGHRVYAVEPNKEMREAAESQLGGYDGFVSIDGSAEQTQLADATVDAVLSAQAFHWFDPGPTSMEFRRILKPGGTVSLIWNKRDVERNAFAAEYDQLLKRIAPDYENVKHMRLGDADYRAFFSQGLYTKAVFENDQYITYEELLGRASSSSYTPLPGSESYQLFVQELEALFAAHQKDGLVPFHYATELYYGRM, from the coding sequence GTGAAATACCGTCCGGGATATCCGCAGGCGCTGCTGGATTATCTCGATGATAAGCTGGGGATAAGCACCGGCAGCGTACTCGCCGATGTCGGTTCAGGCACAGGGATTTTCACCCGGCTGCTGCTTGAAAGCGGACACCGAGTCTATGCGGTTGAACCGAACAAAGAGATGCGCGAAGCAGCGGAGTCGCAGCTTGGCGGCTACGACGGATTCGTATCGATTGACGGTTCGGCGGAACAAACGCAGCTGGCGGATGCGACCGTAGATGCGGTACTCTCCGCGCAGGCGTTCCATTGGTTCGATCCCGGGCCGACGAGCATGGAATTTCGCCGTATCTTGAAGCCGGGCGGAACGGTATCGCTCATCTGGAATAAACGTGATGTTGAACGCAATGCATTCGCCGCGGAGTACGATCAATTGCTGAAGCGGATCGCCCCCGATTACGAGAACGTCAAGCATATGCGTCTGGGTGATGCGGATTACCGCGCTTTCTTTAGCCAAGGACTGTACACCAAAGCCGTATTCGAGAATGACCAGTATATCACGTACGAAGAGCTGCTTGGACGGGCCAGCTCCTCCTCCTATACGCCGCTTCCCGGCTCGGAGTCCTATCAGCTCTTTGTTCAAGAGCTGGAAGCACTGTTTGCCGCTCATCAGAAGGACGGTCTGGTTCCCTTCCATTATGCAACGGAGTTATACTATGGCCGCATGTAG
- a CDS encoding DUF2164 domain-containing protein, with product MIPIKLPREDKDRIIEAFIAFYEQERSEELGHIGAEQIIDFLLKETAPYVYNKAIADARQVIVQKTASIEEELYAMERRV from the coding sequence ATGATACCGATTAAACTTCCGCGGGAAGATAAGGACCGCATTATTGAAGCGTTCATCGCTTTCTACGAGCAAGAGCGCTCGGAGGAGCTGGGGCATATCGGAGCCGAGCAGATCATTGATTTTCTGCTTAAAGAAACGGCGCCATATGTTTACAACAAAGCGATTGCGGATGCAAGACAGGTAATTGTGCAAAAGACGGCCTCGATCGAGGAAGAGCTGTATGCGATGGAACGCAGGGTATAG
- a CDS encoding antibiotic biosynthesis monooxygenase family protein, translating into MIMELAILHVKPELDDTFVGQFKEASRIIASMKGYVRHELQRCLEREHQYVLLVWWETLEDHVRGFRQSPEYEQWKRLLHHYYEPFPVVEHYEKVTL; encoded by the coding sequence ATGATAATGGAGCTGGCCATATTGCATGTGAAGCCGGAGCTGGACGACACCTTTGTCGGGCAATTCAAGGAAGCCTCTCGAATCATTGCTTCCATGAAAGGCTATGTCCGCCATGAGCTGCAGCGCTGTCTTGAGCGCGAGCATCAATACGTCCTGCTGGTATGGTGGGAGACGCTGGAGGATCATGTGCGGGGGTTTAGACAATCGCCGGAGTATGAACAATGGAAGCGGCTGCTTCATCATTATTATGAACCGTTCCCAGTCGTGGAGCATTATGAGAAAGTAACGCTATGA